The window GAAGGCGTACCAGAACTCGGTGTTGGAAAGATCGATGCCGATGGCCTTCAGCGCGGCGCGAAGGCCGAGTTCCGGCACCGCCATGCCGTCCGGCCCGCCGGTCAGCTGCGCCTCGTTGGAAAGCACCATCGAGACGAGAATGCCGAAGCCGAGGCTGGCGACCGCGAGATAATAGCCCTTGAGGCGCAGGATCGGCCGGCCGACGAGGAAAGCGATAACAGCGGAAAGGGCCGCGCCGAGCAGAGCGGCGAATGCGGGATGCAGGCCGAGATGGACCGGCGCCAGTGCGCAGGCATAGGCGCCGATGCCGGCGAAACCGGCATGTCCCAGGCTGATCTGGCCGGCATAGCCGATGAGGATGACGAGGCCCGTCACCGCCAGGCCATTGACGAAGATCAGCGATCCCACCCGGAAATAGTAGGACGATGGGAAGAAGATCGGCGCGATCGCGATGACCGCTGCGAGGATGAGGAGCGTCGTTGCCTTGCTGGAGAGCCGCATGATCACACCCGATCCGTCGATTTACGGCCGAACAGGCCCTGCGGCATGGCGAAGAGCACGGCGAGAATGACGACGAAGGCCGCCGCATCCTTGTATTGCGAACTGATATAGCCGGCCGTCATGGCTTCGAGAACGCCGAGCAGCAGACCGCCCACGAGTGCGCCCTTGGGGTTGCCCATACCGCCGAGCATGGCGGCGGCAAAGCCCTTCAGCGCCAGCGCGAGACCGACATCGTAGCCCGTCAGCGTGATCGGCGTCACCAGCACGCCGGCGAGCGCGCCGATGGCGGCGGACATGGCGAAGGAAAGCGTCATCACATAGTTGGTGTTGATGCCGACGAGCTGGGCGGCGATGCGGTTGTTGGCCGTCGCCAGCACCGCGCGGCCGATCAGCGTGCGCGTGAAGAACAGCCAGAGACAGATGAAGACGGCAAGCGCGCCGGCAATCACCCACAGGCTCTGCGGCAGGATGGTTGCGCCACCGACGAGGATCGGCTGGTCGCCGGAGAAGGCCGGGAAGCGGTGCAGCTGCTTGTCGAAGACCAGCTGCGTGGCGCCACGGATGAAGATGGATGCGCCGATCGTGATGATGATCAACGAGACGACGGGCGCGCCGCGGGCAGGCTCGATGGCGAGCTTGTTGAGCGCCACGCCCACCGCCGACGTGGCGATGATGGCGATCAGCGCGGCGAGCGGCAACGGCAGGCCGGCGGCATGCGCGAAGAAGGTGATCATGCCGCCGAGCATGACGAACTCGCCCTGGGCGAAATTCACGACGTCGGAGGCATTGTAGATGATCGTGAAGCCGAGTGCGACGAGCGCATAAACAGCGCCGACCGTGATCCCGGACAGGAGAAATTGCAGGAGTTCGGGCATGGATGCCTCCGCTTCGCGCACGACGGTATCCGCCGGCCCGCGCCTTCAGGGCCCGGGCCGGCAGGCTCGATTACTCGACGATCTTCCAGCCGCCCTTTTCGATCTGCAGCATGCGGAAGGCAGAGAGGTCGAGGCCGAGGTGATCCTCGGCCGTCATGGTGACGGTGCCCGTGGTGCCGACCAGACCCTTCGTGCCTTCGATGGCATCGCGGATGTCGGACGGCTCGGTGCTGCCGGCACGCTTCAGCGCATCCACGAGAATGCGCAGCGCATCATGGGCGTAGCCGCCGAAGGTCGAGACCGGCTTGCCGGTCGCCTTCTCATAGGTTTCCTTGTAGGCCGTGACGACGGCGCGCTGCGGATCGCTTTCCGGCAGGAGCTTCGCGACGAGCAGCGCCGTGCCCGGCAGGCGCACGCCTTCGGCCGCTTCCGGGCCGGCAAGCTCGATGAAACCGTCAGAGGCAACGCCGTGTGACTGGTAGAGCGGCAGGCCGACGGCGAGCTGGGCATAGTTGCGCGTGACGATGGCCGGCCCCTGGCCGAAGCCGGGGTTGAGTACGGCCTGGATGCCTTCCTTGCCCTTGATATTGGTGAGCTGCGGCGTCATGTCGGCGTCGGTCGGGCCATAGGTCTCGTCGGCCAGCACCTCGATGCCGTAGTCGCCGACGATGGCGAGGCACTGCTTGTGCATGGAGGCACCGAAACCGTCGGAACCGGAGATCATGCCGATCTTGGTGATGCCGTTCTTCTTCATGTCTTCGAAGATCTTCGCGCAGGCCATGCGGTCCGTGTGCGGCGTCTTGAAGGTATAGGGCTTGACGGGATCGATGATCTCGATGGCGCCGGCCAGCGAGATGAAGGGCACCTCGGCATCCTCGAAGACCGGGATGATGGCCATGGAGGTGCCGGTCGTCGTGCCGCCGATCACGGCGACGACTTCGTCATCTTCGACGAGACGGGTGGCGAAAGTGCGTGCCTTGTTCGGGTCGCCGCCGTCGTCATAGATCACGAGTTCGAGCTTCTCGCCATTGACGCCACCGGCGGCGTTGATTTCCTCGACCAGCATCTTCAGCGTCTTGGCCTCGGGATCGCCGAGGAAGGATGCCGGGCCGGTTTCCGAGACA of the Roseateles sp. XES5 genome contains:
- a CDS encoding ABC transporter substrate-binding protein, whose product is MKLSLATTALALVLGLAAPAFADIKIGATVSETGPASFLGDPEAKTLKMLVEEINAAGGVNGEKLELVIYDDGGDPNKARTFATRLVEDDEVVAVIGGTTTGTSMAIIPVFEDAEVPFISLAGAIEIIDPVKPYTFKTPHTDRMACAKIFEDMKKNGITKIGMISGSDGFGASMHKQCLAIVGDYGIEVLADETYGPTDADMTPQLTNIKGKEGIQAVLNPGFGQGPAIVTRNYAQLAVGLPLYQSHGVASDGFIELAGPEAAEGVRLPGTALLVAKLLPESDPQRAVVTAYKETYEKATGKPVSTFGGYAHDALRILVDALKRAGSTEPSDIRDAIEGTKGLVGTTGTVTMTAEDHLGLDLSAFRMLQIEKGGWKIVE
- a CDS encoding branched-chain amino acid ABC transporter permease translates to MPELLQFLLSGITVGAVYALVALGFTIIYNASDVVNFAQGEFVMLGGMITFFAHAAGLPLPLAALIAIIATSAVGVALNKLAIEPARGAPVVSLIIITIGASIFIRGATQLVFDKQLHRFPAFSGDQPILVGGATILPQSLWVIAGALAVFICLWLFFTRTLIGRAVLATANNRIAAQLVGINTNYVMTLSFAMSAAIGALAGVLVTPITLTGYDVGLALALKGFAAAMLGGMGNPKGALVGGLLLGVLEAMTAGYISSQYKDAAAFVVILAVLFAMPQGLFGRKSTDRV